A genomic window from Scophthalmus maximus strain ysfricsl-2021 chromosome 17, ASM2237912v1, whole genome shotgun sequence includes:
- the sun1b gene encoding SUN domain-containing protein 1 isoform X5, translating to MQEESKQRRMTMDFSQLHTYTPPQCAPENTGYTYSLSSSYSTAALEFEKEHQIAPVYESPRMSRRSLRLQTSAGHYGNESLADNSQNHGNSSSYTSTRRETRTLRSRKQQSSANLLSLSLSQAATPRKTLSFSAVSTPINNSSSIQEGNKVSEASLHSTIMDQSHLKRRTITTTTTTTSMSAGGHWGRSSSTEHSSSNVNGCASASDSHTSLANGYICKDCSLHSQEMDSLITRSSSSSSQAAEASTDILSSSPSFTSIYSRDRSRRSKTGVLMSMSKTCIHYSKRALAPIVSLVTLLFNNVVWLGSRARSPPGKGFLASLSDSLRQAVSTSFSQLWLLKQTTLHRMMGYRANSNEGQAHSSFCGSMNVKDLVTEDASHLNLNGSLCYCLLQPGYCVVRAGNALGSGVSTVAHKMLSLFWMLLAAPERAGRGLLWFLATGWYQLVSLMCLLNVFFLTRCLPKLWKLLLLLLPLLLFLALWLWGPSTSALLAYLPAINLTEWRRASPFTLLSNLVPASAPPVPAYVSTTETPLEQSPATPVSQAPPILPTAAVSTVDLERLERVEQQLALLWTQVQQGDEKQEQHHGDVLGLYGTLREQLHTQTNRESLGLWVSSLLEQRLGILRGELEQENTHRAQSEEHQKLQQESQTARLSELELLLSALAARTEEVQQKQQQYEHEKEEKEKEVVISVEDTAPISVGVQQEDHDALLAEVQRLEVELGKIRQDLQGVVGCKGKCEQLDNLRETITAQVSSQVRKELQVLFFGRGESGEVPESLIYWLSQRYVSTTDLQASLAALELGILRNVSLQLELNRAQTLGEAESQAKTIVKTVTGTVQHAVSTEGMTEGQVKLIVQNALKLYSQDRTGLVDYALESGGGSILSTRCSETYETKTALMSLFGLPLWYFSQSPRVVIQPDVYPGNCWAFKGSQGYLVIRLSLRIIPTSFCLEHIPKALSPTGNITSAPRNFTVFGLDDELQEEGKLLGHYIYQEDGDSLQSFPVMEQNDKGFQIIEVRVLSNWGHPDYTCLYRFRVHGEPRPQ from the exons TTCCAGCTACTCCACAGCAGCGTTGGAGTTTGAGAAGGAGCACCAGATTGCTCCTGTATACGAGTCGCCCAGGATGTCACGGCGGAGCCTGCGTCTGCAGACCAGTGCCGGTCACTATGGCAACGAGAGCCTGGCCGATAACTCGCAGAACCacggcaacagcagcagctacacCAGCACCAGAAGAGAGACACG GACGCTGCGGAGCAGAAAGCAGCAGTCCAGCGCAAACTTgctgtctttgtctctgagcCAAGCTGCCACACCGAGGAAAACCCTCTCCTTCTCAGCTGTTAGTACCCCAattaacaacagcagcagcattcagGAAGGCAACAAAGTGTCCGAGGCCTCCCTGCACAGCACCATCATGGACCAGTCCCACCTGAAACGACGCACCatcaccacaaccaccaccaccacctctatGTCTGCGGGTGGACACTGGG GGAGGAGCTCCAGCACCGAACACAGTTCATCAAATGTAAACGGCTGTGCCAGCGCGTCAGACTCCCACACCTCACTCGCTAATGGTTACATCTGCAAAGACTGCTCTTTACACTCTCAGGAGATGGACTCGCTTATCAcacgatcatcatcatcatcatctcaggCTGCAGAAGCTTCCACCgacatcctctcctcctccccttctttcaCAAGTATATACTCCAGAGACCGGAGTCGGAGGAGCAAGACAG GCGTCCTGATGTCTATGTCTAAGACGTGTATACACTACAGCAAACGAGCCCTGGCCCCTATTGTGTCCTTAGTCACTCTGCTCTTCAACAATGTGGTCTGGCTGGGTTCAAGGGCCCGGAGCCCTCCAGGAAAAG GTTTTCTTGCTTCGTTGTCGGACTCGTTGAGACAAGCAGTGTCCACCAGTTTTTCCCAACTGTGGCTGTTAAAGCAGACCACTCTCCACAGGATGATGGGCTACAGGGCTAATAGCAATGAAGGACAAG CTCACTCAAGTTTCTGTGGAAGCATGAATGTCAAGGATCTGGTGACAGAAGATGCATCACATCTTAATCTCAATGGTTCCCTCT GTTACTGCCTCCTCCAGCCAGGATACTGCGTGGTGAGAGCAGGCAACGCTTTGGGATCAGGGGTCAGCACAGTGGCACATAagatgctctctctcttctggaTGCTCCTGGCAGCTCCAG AGAGGGCAGGCAGGGGACTTCTGTGGTTTCTTGCAACAGGATGGTACCAGCTGGTGTCTCTCATGTGTCTCCTCAACGTCTTCTTTCTGACCCG ATGCCTTCCCAAACTCTGgaagctcctgctgctccttttgCCTCTCTTGCTCTTCCTGG CATTATGGCTGTGGGGTCCGTCCACTTCTGCCCTACTTGCCTACCTCCCTGCCATTAACCTAACTGAGTGGCGTCGTGCGTCTCCCTTTACCCTCCTGTCTAACTTGGTGCCAGCCTCTGCACCTCCAGTTCCTGCCTATGTCTCCACAACAGAGACTCCACTGGAGCAGAGCCCAGCCACCCCAGTCTCACAGGCACCG ccaaTCCTTCCAACAGCGGCAGTCTCCACTGTGGATTTGGAACGCCTTGAAcgtgtggagcagcagctggcgCTGCTGTGGACACAGGTCCAGCAAGGTGACGAGAAGCAGGAGCAGCATCATGGAGACGTTCTGGGTCTCTACGGCACCCTGAGGGAGCAGCTACACACTCAGACCAACAGGGAGAGCCTGGGACTGTGGGTGTCCTCTCTGCTGGAGCAGAGGCTTGGCATCCTGCGAGGAGAGCTGGAgcaagagaacacacacagggcacag AGTGAAGAGCATCAGAAACTGCAACAAGAGAGTCAGACAGCACGACTGTCTGAGTTAGAGTTGCTGCTCAGTGCTCTGGCTGCCAGGACTGAG GAggtgcagcagaagcagcagcagtatgagcacgagaaggaggaaaaagagaaagaggttGTCATTTCAGTGGAAGACACAGCACCTATAAG TGTGGGTGTACAGCAGGAGGACCATGATGCTCTGCTCGCAGAAGTGCAGAGACTTGAGGTCGAACTGGGTAAAATCAGACAGGACCTGCAGGGTGTTGTGGGTTGCAAGGGAAAGTGTGAGCAGCTGGACAACCTTCGGGAGACG ATAACAGCCCAGGTGTCCTCTCAGGTGCGTAAGGAGTTGCAGGTTCTTTTCTTTGGCCGTGGTGAGTCAGGGGAGGTGCCTGAGTCTCTAATCTACTGGCTGTCCCAGCGCTACGTGAGCACAACCGACCTGCAGGCCTCACTGGCCGCACTGGAACTGGGCATCCTGAGGAACGTGTCTCTGCAGCTGGAGCTTAACAGAGCTCAGACCCTGGGTGAGGCAGAGTCTCAAGCCAAGACCATCGTTAAGACAGTAACTGGGACTGTCCAGCACGCTGTGTCTACGGAGGGAATGACAGAGGGG CAAGTGAAGCTGATCGTCCAGAACGCTTTGAAGCTCTACTCCCAGGATCGAACAGGCCTGGTAGACTACGCCCTGGAGTCTGGCG gtggcAGCATCCTCAGTACCCGCTGCTCTGAGACATACGAGACCAAGACGGCCCTCATGAGTCTGTTTGGCCTGCCACTCTGGTACTTCTCCCAGTCGCCACGTGTTGTCATTCAG ccTGATGTGTATCCAGGTAACTGCTGGGCGTTTAAAGGCTCTCAGGGCTATCTGGTGATCCGACTGTCCCTGAGGATCATTCCCACATCCTTCTGCTTGGAGCACATCCCCAAGGCCTTGTCCCCAACTGGAAATATCACCAGTGCCCCTCGCAACTTCACAGTTTTC GGTCTAGATGATGAGTTACAAGAAGAAGGGAAGCTCCTGGGACACTACATATACCAGGAAGATGGGGACTCACTGCAATCATTCCCTGTTATG GAGCAGAATGACAAAGGCTTCCAGATCATCGAGGTGCGGGTGCTATCTAACTGGGGTCACCCAGACTACACCTGCCTGTACCGCTTCAGAGTCCATGGAGAACCTCGGCCTCAGTGA
- the sun1b gene encoding SUN domain-containing protein 1 isoform X6 produces the protein MQEESKQRRMTMDFSQLHTYTPPQCAPENTGYTYSLSSSYSTAALEFEKEHQIAPVYESPRMSRRSLRLQTSAGHYGNESLADNSQNHGNSSSYTSTRRETRTLRSRKQQSSANLLSLSLSQAATPRKTLSFSAVSTPINNSSSIQEGNKVSEASLHSTIMDQSHLKRRTITTTTTTTSMSAGGHWGRSSSTEHSSSNVNGCASASDSHTSLANGYICKDCSLHSQEMDSLITRSSSSSSQAAEASTDILSSSPSFTSIYSRDRSRRSKTGVLMSMSKTCIHYSKRALAPIVSLVTLLFNNVVWLGSRARSPPGKAHSSFCGSMNVKDLVTEDASHLNLNGSLCDDCKGKQYSETHTILLKKSSRPRRLVGALWSVLAYAGYCLLQPGYCVVRAGNALGSGVSTVAHKMLSLFWMLLAAPERAGRGLLWFLATGWYQLVSLMCLLNVFFLTRCLPKLWKLLLLLLPLLLFLALWLWGPSTSALLAYLPAINLTEWRRASPFTLLSNLVPASAPPVPAYVSTTETPLEQSPATPVSQAPPILPTAAVSTVDLERLERVEQQLALLWTQVQQGDEKQEQHHGDVLGLYGTLREQLHTQTNRESLGLWVSSLLEQRLGILRGELEQENTHRAQSEEHQKLQQESQTARLSELELLLSALAARTEEVQQKQQQYEHEKEEKEKEVVISVEDTAPISVGVQQEDHDALLAEVQRLEVELGKIRQDLQGVVGCKGKCEQLDNLRETITAQVSSQVRKELQVLFFGRGESGEVPESLIYWLSQRYVSTTDLQASLAALELGILRNVSLQLELNRAQTLGEAESQAKTIVKTVTGTVQHAVSTEGMTEGQVKLIVQNALKLYSQDRTGLVDYALESGGGSILSTRCSETYETKTALMSLFGLPLWYFSQSPRVVIQPDVYPGNCWAFKGSQGYLVIRLSLRIIPTSFCLEHIPKALSPTGNITSAPRNFTVFGLDDELQEEGKLLGHYIYQEDGDSLQSFPVMEQNDKGFQIIEVRVLSNWGHPDYTCLYRFRVHGEPRPQ, from the exons TTCCAGCTACTCCACAGCAGCGTTGGAGTTTGAGAAGGAGCACCAGATTGCTCCTGTATACGAGTCGCCCAGGATGTCACGGCGGAGCCTGCGTCTGCAGACCAGTGCCGGTCACTATGGCAACGAGAGCCTGGCCGATAACTCGCAGAACCacggcaacagcagcagctacacCAGCACCAGAAGAGAGACACG GACGCTGCGGAGCAGAAAGCAGCAGTCCAGCGCAAACTTgctgtctttgtctctgagcCAAGCTGCCACACCGAGGAAAACCCTCTCCTTCTCAGCTGTTAGTACCCCAattaacaacagcagcagcattcagGAAGGCAACAAAGTGTCCGAGGCCTCCCTGCACAGCACCATCATGGACCAGTCCCACCTGAAACGACGCACCatcaccacaaccaccaccaccacctctatGTCTGCGGGTGGACACTGGG GGAGGAGCTCCAGCACCGAACACAGTTCATCAAATGTAAACGGCTGTGCCAGCGCGTCAGACTCCCACACCTCACTCGCTAATGGTTACATCTGCAAAGACTGCTCTTTACACTCTCAGGAGATGGACTCGCTTATCAcacgatcatcatcatcatcatctcaggCTGCAGAAGCTTCCACCgacatcctctcctcctccccttctttcaCAAGTATATACTCCAGAGACCGGAGTCGGAGGAGCAAGACAG GCGTCCTGATGTCTATGTCTAAGACGTGTATACACTACAGCAAACGAGCCCTGGCCCCTATTGTGTCCTTAGTCACTCTGCTCTTCAACAATGTGGTCTGGCTGGGTTCAAGGGCCCGGAGCCCTCCAGGAAAAG CTCACTCAAGTTTCTGTGGAAGCATGAATGTCAAGGATCTGGTGACAGAAGATGCATCACATCTTAATCTCAATGGTTCCCTCT GTGATGACTGTAAAGGGAAGCAGTATTCTGAGACACACACCATCCTCCTCAAAAAGTCCTCCAGGCCTCGTCGCCTTGTAGGGGCACTGTGGAGCGTCCTAGCTTATGCAG GTTACTGCCTCCTCCAGCCAGGATACTGCGTGGTGAGAGCAGGCAACGCTTTGGGATCAGGGGTCAGCACAGTGGCACATAagatgctctctctcttctggaTGCTCCTGGCAGCTCCAG AGAGGGCAGGCAGGGGACTTCTGTGGTTTCTTGCAACAGGATGGTACCAGCTGGTGTCTCTCATGTGTCTCCTCAACGTCTTCTTTCTGACCCG ATGCCTTCCCAAACTCTGgaagctcctgctgctccttttgCCTCTCTTGCTCTTCCTGG CATTATGGCTGTGGGGTCCGTCCACTTCTGCCCTACTTGCCTACCTCCCTGCCATTAACCTAACTGAGTGGCGTCGTGCGTCTCCCTTTACCCTCCTGTCTAACTTGGTGCCAGCCTCTGCACCTCCAGTTCCTGCCTATGTCTCCACAACAGAGACTCCACTGGAGCAGAGCCCAGCCACCCCAGTCTCACAGGCACCG ccaaTCCTTCCAACAGCGGCAGTCTCCACTGTGGATTTGGAACGCCTTGAAcgtgtggagcagcagctggcgCTGCTGTGGACACAGGTCCAGCAAGGTGACGAGAAGCAGGAGCAGCATCATGGAGACGTTCTGGGTCTCTACGGCACCCTGAGGGAGCAGCTACACACTCAGACCAACAGGGAGAGCCTGGGACTGTGGGTGTCCTCTCTGCTGGAGCAGAGGCTTGGCATCCTGCGAGGAGAGCTGGAgcaagagaacacacacagggcacag AGTGAAGAGCATCAGAAACTGCAACAAGAGAGTCAGACAGCACGACTGTCTGAGTTAGAGTTGCTGCTCAGTGCTCTGGCTGCCAGGACTGAG GAggtgcagcagaagcagcagcagtatgagcacgagaaggaggaaaaagagaaagaggttGTCATTTCAGTGGAAGACACAGCACCTATAAG TGTGGGTGTACAGCAGGAGGACCATGATGCTCTGCTCGCAGAAGTGCAGAGACTTGAGGTCGAACTGGGTAAAATCAGACAGGACCTGCAGGGTGTTGTGGGTTGCAAGGGAAAGTGTGAGCAGCTGGACAACCTTCGGGAGACG ATAACAGCCCAGGTGTCCTCTCAGGTGCGTAAGGAGTTGCAGGTTCTTTTCTTTGGCCGTGGTGAGTCAGGGGAGGTGCCTGAGTCTCTAATCTACTGGCTGTCCCAGCGCTACGTGAGCACAACCGACCTGCAGGCCTCACTGGCCGCACTGGAACTGGGCATCCTGAGGAACGTGTCTCTGCAGCTGGAGCTTAACAGAGCTCAGACCCTGGGTGAGGCAGAGTCTCAAGCCAAGACCATCGTTAAGACAGTAACTGGGACTGTCCAGCACGCTGTGTCTACGGAGGGAATGACAGAGGGG CAAGTGAAGCTGATCGTCCAGAACGCTTTGAAGCTCTACTCCCAGGATCGAACAGGCCTGGTAGACTACGCCCTGGAGTCTGGCG gtggcAGCATCCTCAGTACCCGCTGCTCTGAGACATACGAGACCAAGACGGCCCTCATGAGTCTGTTTGGCCTGCCACTCTGGTACTTCTCCCAGTCGCCACGTGTTGTCATTCAG ccTGATGTGTATCCAGGTAACTGCTGGGCGTTTAAAGGCTCTCAGGGCTATCTGGTGATCCGACTGTCCCTGAGGATCATTCCCACATCCTTCTGCTTGGAGCACATCCCCAAGGCCTTGTCCCCAACTGGAAATATCACCAGTGCCCCTCGCAACTTCACAGTTTTC GGTCTAGATGATGAGTTACAAGAAGAAGGGAAGCTCCTGGGACACTACATATACCAGGAAGATGGGGACTCACTGCAATCATTCCCTGTTATG GAGCAGAATGACAAAGGCTTCCAGATCATCGAGGTGCGGGTGCTATCTAACTGGGGTCACCCAGACTACACCTGCCTGTACCGCTTCAGAGTCCATGGAGAACCTCGGCCTCAGTGA
- the sun1b gene encoding SUN domain-containing protein 1 isoform X1 has protein sequence MQEESKQRRMTMDFSQLHTYTPPQCAPENTGYTYSLSSSYSTAALEFEKEHQIAPVYESPRMSRRSLRLQTSAGHYGNESLADNSQNHGNSSSYTSTRRETRTLRSRKQQSSANLLSLSLSQAATPRKTLSFSAVSTPINNSSSIQEGNKVSEASLHSTIMDQSHLKRRTITTTTTTTSMSAGGHWGRSSSTEHSSSNVNGCASASDSHTSLANGYICKDCSLHSQEMDSLITRSSSSSSQAAEASTDILSSSPSFTSIYSRDRSRRSKTGVLMSMSKTCIHYSKRALAPIVSLVTLLFNNVVWLGSRARSPPGKGFLASLSDSLRQAVSTSFSQLWLLKQTTLHRMMGYRANSNEGQAHSSFCGSMNVKDLVTEDASHLNLNGSLCDDCKGKQYSETHTILLKKSSRPRRLVGALWSVLAYAGYCLLQPGYCVVRAGNALGSGVSTVAHKMLSLFWMLLAAPERAGRGLLWFLATGWYQLVSLMCLLNVFFLTRCLPKLWKLLLLLLPLLLFLALWLWGPSTSALLAYLPAINLTEWRRASPFTLLSNLVPASAPPVPAYVSTTETPLEQSPATPVSQAPPILPTAAVSTVDLERLERVEQQLALLWTQVQQGDEKQEQHHGDVLGLYGTLREQLHTQTNRESLGLWVSSLLEQRLGILRGELEQENTHRAQSEEHQKLQQESQTARLSELELLLSALAARTEEVQQKQQQYEHEKEEKEKEVVISVEDTAPISVGVQQEDHDALLAEVQRLEVELGKIRQDLQGVVGCKGKCEQLDNLRETITAQVSSQVRKELQVLFFGRGESGEVPESLIYWLSQRYVSTTDLQASLAALELGILRNVSLQLELNRAQTLGEAESQAKTIVKTVTGTVQHAVSTEGMTEGQVKLIVQNALKLYSQDRTGLVDYALESGGGSILSTRCSETYETKTALMSLFGLPLWYFSQSPRVVIQPDVYPGNCWAFKGSQGYLVIRLSLRIIPTSFCLEHIPKALSPTGNITSAPRNFTVFGLDDELQEEGKLLGHYIYQEDGDSLQSFPVMEQNDKGFQIIEVRVLSNWGHPDYTCLYRFRVHGEPRPQ, from the exons TTCCAGCTACTCCACAGCAGCGTTGGAGTTTGAGAAGGAGCACCAGATTGCTCCTGTATACGAGTCGCCCAGGATGTCACGGCGGAGCCTGCGTCTGCAGACCAGTGCCGGTCACTATGGCAACGAGAGCCTGGCCGATAACTCGCAGAACCacggcaacagcagcagctacacCAGCACCAGAAGAGAGACACG GACGCTGCGGAGCAGAAAGCAGCAGTCCAGCGCAAACTTgctgtctttgtctctgagcCAAGCTGCCACACCGAGGAAAACCCTCTCCTTCTCAGCTGTTAGTACCCCAattaacaacagcagcagcattcagGAAGGCAACAAAGTGTCCGAGGCCTCCCTGCACAGCACCATCATGGACCAGTCCCACCTGAAACGACGCACCatcaccacaaccaccaccaccacctctatGTCTGCGGGTGGACACTGGG GGAGGAGCTCCAGCACCGAACACAGTTCATCAAATGTAAACGGCTGTGCCAGCGCGTCAGACTCCCACACCTCACTCGCTAATGGTTACATCTGCAAAGACTGCTCTTTACACTCTCAGGAGATGGACTCGCTTATCAcacgatcatcatcatcatcatctcaggCTGCAGAAGCTTCCACCgacatcctctcctcctccccttctttcaCAAGTATATACTCCAGAGACCGGAGTCGGAGGAGCAAGACAG GCGTCCTGATGTCTATGTCTAAGACGTGTATACACTACAGCAAACGAGCCCTGGCCCCTATTGTGTCCTTAGTCACTCTGCTCTTCAACAATGTGGTCTGGCTGGGTTCAAGGGCCCGGAGCCCTCCAGGAAAAG GTTTTCTTGCTTCGTTGTCGGACTCGTTGAGACAAGCAGTGTCCACCAGTTTTTCCCAACTGTGGCTGTTAAAGCAGACCACTCTCCACAGGATGATGGGCTACAGGGCTAATAGCAATGAAGGACAAG CTCACTCAAGTTTCTGTGGAAGCATGAATGTCAAGGATCTGGTGACAGAAGATGCATCACATCTTAATCTCAATGGTTCCCTCT GTGATGACTGTAAAGGGAAGCAGTATTCTGAGACACACACCATCCTCCTCAAAAAGTCCTCCAGGCCTCGTCGCCTTGTAGGGGCACTGTGGAGCGTCCTAGCTTATGCAG GTTACTGCCTCCTCCAGCCAGGATACTGCGTGGTGAGAGCAGGCAACGCTTTGGGATCAGGGGTCAGCACAGTGGCACATAagatgctctctctcttctggaTGCTCCTGGCAGCTCCAG AGAGGGCAGGCAGGGGACTTCTGTGGTTTCTTGCAACAGGATGGTACCAGCTGGTGTCTCTCATGTGTCTCCTCAACGTCTTCTTTCTGACCCG ATGCCTTCCCAAACTCTGgaagctcctgctgctccttttgCCTCTCTTGCTCTTCCTGG CATTATGGCTGTGGGGTCCGTCCACTTCTGCCCTACTTGCCTACCTCCCTGCCATTAACCTAACTGAGTGGCGTCGTGCGTCTCCCTTTACCCTCCTGTCTAACTTGGTGCCAGCCTCTGCACCTCCAGTTCCTGCCTATGTCTCCACAACAGAGACTCCACTGGAGCAGAGCCCAGCCACCCCAGTCTCACAGGCACCG ccaaTCCTTCCAACAGCGGCAGTCTCCACTGTGGATTTGGAACGCCTTGAAcgtgtggagcagcagctggcgCTGCTGTGGACACAGGTCCAGCAAGGTGACGAGAAGCAGGAGCAGCATCATGGAGACGTTCTGGGTCTCTACGGCACCCTGAGGGAGCAGCTACACACTCAGACCAACAGGGAGAGCCTGGGACTGTGGGTGTCCTCTCTGCTGGAGCAGAGGCTTGGCATCCTGCGAGGAGAGCTGGAgcaagagaacacacacagggcacag AGTGAAGAGCATCAGAAACTGCAACAAGAGAGTCAGACAGCACGACTGTCTGAGTTAGAGTTGCTGCTCAGTGCTCTGGCTGCCAGGACTGAG GAggtgcagcagaagcagcagcagtatgagcacgagaaggaggaaaaagagaaagaggttGTCATTTCAGTGGAAGACACAGCACCTATAAG TGTGGGTGTACAGCAGGAGGACCATGATGCTCTGCTCGCAGAAGTGCAGAGACTTGAGGTCGAACTGGGTAAAATCAGACAGGACCTGCAGGGTGTTGTGGGTTGCAAGGGAAAGTGTGAGCAGCTGGACAACCTTCGGGAGACG ATAACAGCCCAGGTGTCCTCTCAGGTGCGTAAGGAGTTGCAGGTTCTTTTCTTTGGCCGTGGTGAGTCAGGGGAGGTGCCTGAGTCTCTAATCTACTGGCTGTCCCAGCGCTACGTGAGCACAACCGACCTGCAGGCCTCACTGGCCGCACTGGAACTGGGCATCCTGAGGAACGTGTCTCTGCAGCTGGAGCTTAACAGAGCTCAGACCCTGGGTGAGGCAGAGTCTCAAGCCAAGACCATCGTTAAGACAGTAACTGGGACTGTCCAGCACGCTGTGTCTACGGAGGGAATGACAGAGGGG CAAGTGAAGCTGATCGTCCAGAACGCTTTGAAGCTCTACTCCCAGGATCGAACAGGCCTGGTAGACTACGCCCTGGAGTCTGGCG gtggcAGCATCCTCAGTACCCGCTGCTCTGAGACATACGAGACCAAGACGGCCCTCATGAGTCTGTTTGGCCTGCCACTCTGGTACTTCTCCCAGTCGCCACGTGTTGTCATTCAG ccTGATGTGTATCCAGGTAACTGCTGGGCGTTTAAAGGCTCTCAGGGCTATCTGGTGATCCGACTGTCCCTGAGGATCATTCCCACATCCTTCTGCTTGGAGCACATCCCCAAGGCCTTGTCCCCAACTGGAAATATCACCAGTGCCCCTCGCAACTTCACAGTTTTC GGTCTAGATGATGAGTTACAAGAAGAAGGGAAGCTCCTGGGACACTACATATACCAGGAAGATGGGGACTCACTGCAATCATTCCCTGTTATG GAGCAGAATGACAAAGGCTTCCAGATCATCGAGGTGCGGGTGCTATCTAACTGGGGTCACCCAGACTACACCTGCCTGTACCGCTTCAGAGTCCATGGAGAACCTCGGCCTCAGTGA